Proteins found in one Seonamhaeicola sp. S2-3 genomic segment:
- a CDS encoding UvrD-helicase domain-containing protein, whose product MNQLTTRTNLSALNDQQRKAVLSKEKRVLVLAGAGSGKTNTLLQKINYLINDEQADSNSILAITFTKNAANEMIDRMILSVDKSGFYKEFLESKGVTQKEISEERKKMLQKYPWLNQITMKTFHGLCYQIMRTDGVNVFDNQFKIINKSKNNSGEVIGNSAPETESEIIQKVTIKLSKNKAFLIKLKRYVLDYFVDYIGEDEEKDEFRPKGKFFTTLKGDKVRSKSEQFIADWLFRNSIEYKYEHVVRIKNKDFHPDFFIPQANLYLEHVSNLSCGTFYKEMEYKKAGISCVKTFDKATHNSAVFNHVLDRVIRGRISSDMSSGTVLHYNEEFAKFRTELKKFYRLVLDVRAQIKNTNKSIDVIAKSAAKSKHKRVRSFYEVAIPIIKAYDAYCINESYLDFDGLIEYALKLFKEYPKIKERYQYLFKYVMVDEFQDVNNKQVEFLKHLISHESQLFCVGDDWQSIYGFRGSEIDYIVNFKEHFENPEIITLNLNYRSTDQIVKASNQIIKKNKFQVEKNIKAVKKGGAKIEVHLAEVEGETESFIWKKVQQHIQNGVHPEEILILYRRSAMKENVEQALKNSGIKVQFKTIHGAKGLEAKVVFVLGLNKEAGGFPDPWMQDKIYHVIKKTEYDTLLEEERRLFYVALTRAKSHLYLMSQKGSISEFVKDIPKELILSEEFQETLIENKISICSKCESKIEEHFKYCPECGKKIGNEEVFNNSNLFNEIKKEIQAIPLEYTGYLDHHIYRARQENPRAYEPWSEREYELLDKCKDKFDMETLCELFGRSENSLSGKLDDNTIF is encoded by the coding sequence ATGAACCAATTAACCACACGTACTAATTTAAGCGCATTAAATGACCAACAAAGAAAAGCAGTACTTTCAAAAGAAAAACGAGTTTTAGTTTTAGCAGGAGCTGGTTCTGGTAAAACCAACACACTACTTCAAAAAATAAATTATTTAATAAATGATGAACAAGCAGATTCTAATAGTATTCTTGCTATTACATTTACAAAAAATGCGGCTAATGAGATGATAGATCGTATGATCTTATCGGTAGATAAATCAGGGTTTTACAAGGAGTTTTTAGAATCAAAAGGTGTCACACAAAAAGAAATTAGTGAAGAACGAAAGAAAATGCTTCAAAAGTATCCATGGTTAAACCAAATAACAATGAAGACATTTCATGGTTTGTGCTATCAAATTATGCGTACTGATGGTGTAAATGTATTTGATAACCAGTTTAAAATTATTAATAAATCCAAAAACAATTCAGGAGAGGTTATAGGTAATAGCGCACCAGAAACGGAGTCTGAAATAATTCAAAAAGTCACCATTAAATTATCAAAAAATAAAGCGTTTTTAATAAAATTAAAACGATATGTTTTAGATTATTTTGTTGACTACATAGGAGAAGATGAAGAAAAGGATGAATTTAGGCCAAAAGGTAAATTTTTTACCACTTTAAAAGGGGATAAAGTACGCTCTAAATCAGAACAGTTTATTGCAGACTGGTTATTTAGAAATAGTATAGAATATAAGTACGAGCATGTTGTTAGAATTAAGAATAAAGATTTCCATCCCGATTTTTTTATTCCTCAAGCAAACTTATATTTAGAGCATGTAAGTAATTTAAGCTGCGGAACATTTTATAAAGAAATGGAATATAAAAAGGCAGGAATTTCATGTGTAAAAACTTTTGATAAAGCAACACATAATTCTGCGGTTTTTAATCATGTTTTAGATAGAGTGATAAGAGGTAGAATCTCTTCCGATATGTCTTCAGGAACGGTTTTACACTACAATGAAGAATTCGCAAAATTTAGAACCGAACTTAAAAAGTTTTACCGATTGGTATTAGATGTTAGAGCTCAAATAAAAAACACAAATAAAAGCATTGATGTAATTGCTAAATCAGCAGCCAAAAGCAAGCATAAGCGTGTACGTTCATTCTATGAAGTTGCAATACCAATAATAAAAGCATACGATGCGTATTGTATTAATGAATCCTATCTGGATTTTGACGGTTTAATCGAGTATGCATTAAAACTTTTTAAAGAGTATCCAAAAATTAAAGAAAGGTATCAATACTTGTTTAAATACGTAATGGTAGATGAATTTCAAGATGTTAATAACAAACAGGTGGAATTTTTAAAACATTTAATTAGCCACGAATCTCAATTGTTTTGTGTTGGAGATGATTGGCAAAGTATTTATGGATTTAGAGGCTCTGAAATAGATTATATAGTAAACTTTAAAGAGCATTTTGAAAACCCTGAAATAATAACACTTAACCTGAATTATAGAAGCACAGATCAAATTGTAAAGGCATCAAATCAAATAATTAAAAAGAATAAGTTTCAAGTTGAAAAGAATATTAAGGCAGTTAAAAAAGGAGGAGCTAAAATTGAAGTGCATTTAGCTGAAGTAGAAGGTGAAACCGAAAGTTTTATTTGGAAAAAGGTACAACAGCATATACAAAATGGCGTACATCCAGAAGAAATTTTAATACTTTACCGTAGGTCTGCAATGAAAGAAAATGTTGAACAAGCATTAAAAAATAGCGGTATCAAAGTTCAGTTTAAAACTATTCACGGTGCAAAAGGTTTAGAGGCTAAAGTTGTATTTGTTTTAGGATTGAATAAGGAGGCCGGAGGATTTCCAGATCCATGGATGCAAGATAAAATTTATCATGTTATAAAAAAGACAGAATACGATACGCTTTTAGAAGAAGAAAGGAGATTGTTTTATGTGGCATTAACACGTGCGAAAAGTCATTTATATTTAATGTCTCAAAAAGGTAGTATTTCAGAATTTGTCAAAGATATTCCAAAAGAATTAATCCTTTCAGAAGAATTTCAGGAAACATTAATAGAGAATAAAATATCTATCTGTTCAAAATGTGAATCTAAAATAGAAGAGCATTTTAAGTATTGCCCTGAATGTGGTAAAAAGATTGGGAATGAAGAAGTTTTTAACAATTCTAATTTGTTTAATGAGATAAAAAAAGAGATTCAGGCAATTCCATTAGAGTATACAGGTTATTTAGATCATCATATCTATAGAGCTAGACAAGAAAACCCAAGAGCTTACGAACCATGGAGTGAAAGAGAATATGAATTGTTAGACAAATGCAAGGATAAGTTTGATATGGAAACTCTTTGTGAATTATTTGGGAGAAGTGAAAACTCTTTGTCTGGGAAATTAGATGATAATACAATTTTTTAA